The Halomonas sp. KG2 genome contains a region encoding:
- a CDS encoding tripartite tricarboxylate transporter permease: MDAFNNLMYGFGIALEPINIAYVFAGVFAGTIIGMLPGLGPISALALMIPITFAMEPSSGLILMAGVYYGAIFGGSTSSILLNAPGVAGTVATSFDGYPMAKQGLAGKALAIAAYSSFVGGTISVVFLMLIAPLLSKVAVSFGPAEYFALMVLGLTAVVSLSDKSLVKGLIAAVIGVMISIIGIDMQTGTERFTFGSIHLLDGIDFLVVALGIFALAEVFYMLLRGGGGKEAPRNAIGSLKLTRSEVKQIAGPVSRSSVLGFFTGVLPGAGATIGSFLGYSMEKRIAKDGDTFGKGNIKGVAAPEAANNAACTGSFVPLLTLGVPGSGTTAVLLGALLVMGVNPGPMMLEQRPDVFWGVVASMYIGNIFLLVLNLPLIPLIAKILDLPKPLLLSLILIFCMIGVYGMSFSVFDLLLLLGFGLVGLGMRLFGFPAAPLILALILGNIMEESMRRALQISGGDWTTFIDKPISLSLLVIAVLSLGLPLLKKRRTKRLNTAE; this comes from the coding sequence ATGGATGCCTTTAACAATCTAATGTACGGCTTTGGCATCGCGCTTGAGCCTATTAATATCGCTTACGTCTTTGCCGGCGTCTTTGCTGGCACCATTATCGGCATGTTGCCCGGCCTTGGGCCGATCAGCGCGTTGGCGCTGATGATCCCGATTACCTTCGCTATGGAGCCCTCTTCAGGGCTGATCTTGATGGCTGGGGTGTATTACGGCGCTATTTTTGGCGGCTCCACCTCGTCTATTTTGCTGAACGCCCCCGGCGTGGCGGGAACGGTTGCGACCTCTTTTGACGGCTATCCGATGGCCAAGCAAGGGTTGGCAGGTAAGGCGCTGGCGATTGCCGCTTACTCCTCCTTTGTTGGCGGTACCATCTCCGTTGTTTTCTTGATGTTGATTGCGCCGCTGCTCTCCAAAGTCGCGGTAAGTTTTGGCCCTGCTGAATACTTTGCGTTGATGGTGCTGGGCTTAACCGCGGTTGTGTCGTTATCCGATAAGTCGCTGGTTAAAGGCTTAATTGCCGCTGTTATTGGGGTGATGATCTCGATCATCGGGATTGATATGCAAACCGGCACCGAGCGCTTTACCTTTGGCTCTATCCACCTGCTCGACGGTATCGACTTTCTGGTCGTGGCGCTGGGTATCTTCGCGTTAGCCGAAGTGTTCTACATGTTGCTGCGCGGAGGTGGTGGTAAAGAAGCGCCGCGTAACGCGATCGGGTCGTTGAAATTGACCCGCAGTGAAGTCAAGCAGATAGCAGGCCCTGTTAGCCGCAGTTCAGTGTTGGGCTTCTTTACCGGCGTTCTGCCGGGCGCAGGCGCGACCATCGGTTCGTTTCTTGGCTATAGCATGGAAAAACGCATTGCCAAAGACGGCGATACGTTTGGTAAAGGCAACATCAAAGGCGTTGCTGCGCCAGAAGCGGCAAATAATGCGGCGTGTACCGGTTCGTTTGTACCGCTGTTAACCTTGGGTGTGCCGGGGTCTGGCACCACCGCCGTACTGCTTGGCGCACTGCTGGTGATGGGGGTTAATCCTGGTCCGATGATGCTTGAGCAGCGCCCGGATGTGTTCTGGGGCGTGGTCGCCAGTATGTACATCGGCAATATCTTCCTGCTGGTGCTTAACCTGCCGCTGATTCCGCTGATCGCCAAGATTCTGGATCTGCCCAAACCGTTGCTGCTATCACTGATTTTGATCTTCTGCATGATCGGTGTTTACGGTATGAGCTTCAGCGTGTTCGACTTATTGCTGCTGCTTGGTTTTGGCTTGGTTGGTTTGGGAATGCGCTTGTTCGGCTTCCCCGCCGCGCCGCTGATTCTGGCGCTCATTCTAGGCAACATCATGGAAGAGTCCATGCGTCGCGCGCTGCAGATCTCCGGTGGGGATTGGACGACCTTTATCGACAAGCCGATTTCGCTGTCGTTACTGGTCATCGCGGTGCTGTCGCTTGGTTTACCGCTGCTGAAAAAGCGCCGCACTAAGCGTTTGAATACTGCTGAATAG
- a CDS encoding tripartite tricarboxylate transporter TctB family protein: MTRFNTNQWLALVLALVAAAYLAMAWQIPNFPLPRPVDSDLFPKVLGVSLLLLSACLFFERPGPIAGADQIDQAETQGPLLLTPWARVIVTAIAIAAYAFLLVPLGFVLASTLLCVGLTAYYGYRRHGINLATSLGVVLALYLTMTRVMDVYLPTGVLPF, from the coding sequence ATGACTCGATTCAATACCAACCAATGGCTAGCGCTTGTGTTGGCGTTAGTGGCGGCTGCCTATCTGGCAATGGCCTGGCAAATCCCCAACTTTCCGCTGCCCCGCCCAGTGGATTCTGACCTATTTCCAAAAGTGTTAGGTGTGTCTCTGCTATTACTGTCGGCGTGCTTGTTTTTTGAGCGTCCAGGTCCTATTGCGGGTGCCGATCAGATTGATCAAGCCGAAACCCAGGGGCCGTTGTTGCTAACGCCTTGGGCACGGGTGATCGTCACCGCCATCGCCATTGCGGCCTACGCGTTCCTGCTCGTGCCGTTAGGCTTTGTGCTGGCTTCGACGCTGCTGTGTGTTGGCCTAACCGCTTACTACGGCTACCGCCGCCATGGGATCAATCTGGCAACATCGCTTGGGGTGGTGTTGGCGCTGTATTTGACCATGACGCGGGTAATGGATGTTTACCTACCCACTGGCGTGCTGCCGTTTTAA